A part of Candidatus Stoquefichus sp. SB1 genomic DNA contains:
- the sspI gene encoding small acid-soluble spore protein SspI — translation MQMREALLNNLKGFSASQLQQTIDDGIASKEETILVGLGVLFERYYNSLDSNSKQQFLQNISHLL, via the coding sequence ATGCAAATGCGTGAAGCGCTCTTAAATAATTTAAAAGGTTTTTCAGCCTCTCAACTACAACAAACAATAGATGATGGCATTGCTTCTAAAGAAGAAACAATTCTCGTTGGTTTAGGTGTATTATTTGAACGATATTACAATTCATTAGATTCAAATTCTAAACAACAATTTCTCCAAAATATTTCTCATTTATTATAG
- a CDS encoding M48 family metallopeptidase, whose amino-acid sequence MKSYEIQLGQEVYHYDVIYKRMTSLRMRVKEGRIVVSAPYYTPRALIEDNLRQYQEKLIPLIQNYESYACYCDQGYVDIFACRYVLVSRDVGKWQCEKHGQSLYVYHRQIEQCVEKYLKQVLLDYIEEKVIAYLAYDFDLDMPHIEIKKYKGRWGSCYYQQNRISFNLSLVHLEKDLIDYVIVHELTHFLQANHSSQFYQEIEKRMPDYKQRIKRLKEKHV is encoded by the coding sequence ATGAAAAGTTACGAAATTCAACTTGGACAAGAGGTTTATCATTATGATGTCATCTATAAACGTATGACATCACTTCGCATGCGTGTTAAAGAGGGAAGAATTGTCGTGAGTGCACCTTATTATACACCACGTGCATTGATTGAAGATAATTTACGTCAATATCAAGAAAAGCTAATTCCACTCATACAGAATTATGAATCTTATGCATGTTATTGTGATCAGGGTTATGTTGATATTTTTGCTTGCCGTTATGTTTTAGTGAGCAGAGATGTAGGAAAATGGCAATGTGAGAAACATGGTCAATCTCTTTATGTTTATCATAGGCAAATTGAACAGTGTGTTGAAAAATATTTAAAACAAGTTTTATTGGATTATATTGAAGAAAAAGTGATTGCATATTTGGCATATGATTTTGATTTGGATATGCCTCATATTGAAATTAAGAAATATAAAGGGCGTTGGGGCAGTTGTTATTATCAACAAAATAGAATTTCTTTTAATTTGTCCTTAGTACATTTAGAGAAAGATTTGATAGATTATGTGATTGTTCATGAACTCACTCATTTTTTACAGGCAAATCATTCATCACAGTTTTATCAGGAAATTGAAAAGAGAATGCCAGATTATAAACAACGTATCAAAAGGTTAAAGGAGAAACATGTATGA
- a CDS encoding TrmH family RNA methyltransferase: MITSLQNEKIKELMKLKQKKYRDEMNLFLVEGFHLVEEARKNGCIQTLVTTLDDDFAEDTLYVSESVMSKLAFTKSPQPIMAVCQKNNTSKILQDGTRYLLLDRVQDPGNVGTILRSALAFGYDQIIMSLDCVDLYNDKVIRATQGALFQMNVCIMDLKDAIECLKKQNVLVYGTCLLNAKSIDTYSNEKKMAFVMGNEGQGVSQNILDLCDQLVYIPIQSVESLNVGVAAAITMYHFRNE, translated from the coding sequence ATGATTACATCTTTACAAAATGAAAAAATAAAAGAATTGATGAAACTCAAACAAAAGAAGTATCGTGATGAAATGAATTTGTTTTTAGTAGAAGGATTTCATTTGGTTGAAGAAGCTAGAAAGAATGGCTGTATTCAAACTCTCGTTACAACTTTAGATGATGATTTTGCTGAAGATACACTTTATGTATCTGAATCTGTAATGAGTAAACTGGCTTTTACAAAATCACCTCAACCAATTATGGCAGTTTGTCAAAAAAACAATACTTCAAAAATATTGCAAGACGGAACAAGATATTTATTGTTGGATAGAGTTCAAGACCCTGGAAATGTTGGGACAATTTTACGTTCAGCATTAGCTTTTGGATATGACCAAATCATTATGTCACTAGATTGTGTGGATTTATATAATGATAAAGTGATACGGGCAACTCAAGGAGCCCTTTTTCAGATGAATGTTTGCATAATGGATTTGAAAGATGCTATTGAATGTCTGAAGAAACAAAATGTTTTGGTTTATGGAACATGTTTGTTGAATGCGAAAAGCATTGATACATATTCAAATGAAAAAAAGATGGCTTTTGTAATGGGAAATGAAGGACAAGGAGTTTCTCAGAATATTTTAGATTTATGTGATCAGCTTGTTTATATTCCTATTCAATCAGTTGAGTCATTAAATGTGGGTGTAGCAGCAGCTATTACTATGTATCATTTTAGAAATGAATAG
- a CDS encoding DUF4299 family protein: MSVDITIYQKGIFKKKLKLQDILMEQFGYGRYDQNYVLVPDERSENEIIIYHPDHIARGISVVWHEEETSQVSLHMLLPTTNEEIDDLYCLIQHLCRLWKASTFVQDGTERKLSDIEKLKSEIKEFNYETLKSFLTEHENGNFFCTMWPYYFRSQDVHYWLEDKSLKAFAKDLHQNQQRDLYYANAHMYQDPQKNILGVYTVTATVDTVFPLKPMVPMSCINFQTGESIEADRYVVALVSIQNNKMLGDIPFDDFIHEISHHELHEFDSEHIFFEALSEEEIESIYLKYHADSSLL; the protein is encoded by the coding sequence ATGAGTGTTGATATAACGATTTATCAAAAGGGAATTTTTAAAAAGAAATTAAAGCTTCAAGATATTTTAATGGAGCAATTTGGCTATGGACGATACGATCAAAATTATGTTCTTGTTCCTGATGAAAGAAGTGAAAATGAAATCATTATTTATCATCCAGATCATATAGCAAGAGGAATAAGCGTTGTTTGGCATGAAGAGGAAACTTCGCAGGTGAGTTTACATATGCTTTTGCCAACGACAAATGAAGAAATTGATGATTTATATTGTTTGATTCAACATCTTTGTCGATTATGGAAAGCATCTACATTTGTACAGGATGGGACTGAAAGAAAACTGTCAGATATTGAAAAATTGAAATCAGAGATAAAAGAATTTAATTATGAAACTTTAAAAAGCTTTTTAACTGAACATGAAAATGGAAATTTCTTTTGTACTATGTGGCCTTACTATTTCCGCTCTCAAGACGTTCACTATTGGCTTGAAGATAAATCTTTAAAGGCTTTTGCTAAGGATTTGCATCAGAATCAGCAACGTGATTTGTATTATGCAAATGCCCATATGTATCAGGATCCTCAAAAGAATATTTTAGGTGTTTATACAGTCACTGCAACTGTGGATACAGTGTTTCCATTAAAACCAATGGTTCCCATGTCTTGTATTAATTTTCAGACAGGAGAAAGTATTGAAGCTGATCGTTATGTGGTTGCATTGGTTTCTATTCAAAACAATAAAATGTTAGGAGATATTCCATTTGATGACTTTATTCATGAAATTTCTCATCATGAACTTCATGAGTTTGATAGTGAACATATTTTCTTTGAAGCTTTAAGTGAAGAAGAAATAGAGTCAATTTATTTAAAATATCATGCGGATTCTTCACTGTTATAA
- the pheS gene encoding phenylalanine--tRNA ligase subunit alpha, whose amino-acid sequence MDELLKIQEEALGKINDCQSLKDLNDLRVFYLGKKGPMQAAMKSMKDMTKEERAAFGQVSNKVKQDLTAAIEEKKQVLEEAEMNEKLKHERIDITLPSYALPLGSVHPLSMVREELEDLFIGMGYSVAEGPEVESDHFNFELMNLPKGHPARDMQDTLYIDENTLMRTHTSPVQARTMLEANGQGPIKIICPGKTYRRDDDDATHSHQFSQCEGLVIDKNITMADLKGTLELFAKKMFGEKREIRLRPSYFPFTEPSVEVDISCHNCEGKGCPMCKYTGWIEILGAGMVNPKVLEMCGFDPEVYQGFAFGIGLERVAMLKYGIDNIRNFYSGDLRFLNQFTRKD is encoded by the coding sequence ATGGACGAACTATTAAAGATTCAAGAAGAAGCACTTGGAAAAATCAATGATTGTCAATCTTTAAAAGATTTAAATGATTTAAGAGTCTTCTATTTAGGAAAAAAGGGACCAATGCAAGCTGCTATGAAGTCAATGAAAGATATGACAAAAGAAGAAAGAGCAGCGTTTGGACAAGTTTCTAATAAAGTGAAACAAGATTTGACTGCTGCTATTGAAGAGAAAAAACAGGTTTTAGAAGAAGCTGAAATGAATGAAAAATTAAAACATGAAAGAATAGATATTACATTACCAAGTTATGCTTTACCACTTGGCAGTGTTCATCCTTTATCAATGGTGAGAGAAGAATTAGAAGACTTATTTATTGGAATGGGTTATTCTGTTGCTGAAGGTCCAGAAGTAGAAAGTGATCATTTTAATTTTGAGTTAATGAATTTACCAAAAGGACATCCAGCAAGAGATATGCAGGATACATTATATATTGATGAAAATACTTTAATGAGGACACATACATCTCCTGTTCAGGCCCGTACGATGTTAGAGGCGAATGGTCAAGGTCCAATTAAGATTATTTGTCCAGGTAAGACTTATCGTAGAGATGATGATGATGCAACGCATTCTCATCAATTTAGTCAATGTGAAGGGTTGGTTATTGATAAAAATATTACGATGGCTGATTTAAAAGGAACATTGGAATTGTTTGCAAAAAAGATGTTTGGAGAAAAACGAGAAATTCGTTTAAGACCTTCTTATTTCCCATTTACAGAACCAAGTGTAGAAGTTGATATTTCTTGTCACAATTGTGAAGGGAAAGGGTGCCCAATGTGTAAATATACAGGTTGGATTGAAATCTTAGGAGCTGGAATGGTTAATCCTAAAGTTCTAGAGATGTGTGGTTTTGATCCAGAAGTTTATCAAGGTTTTGCTTTTGGGATAGGATTAGAACGTGTTGCAATGTTAAAATATGGTATTGATAATATTAGAAATTTCTATAGTGGTGATTTAAGATTCTTAAATCAGTTTACAAGAAAGGATTAG
- the pheT gene encoding phenylalanine--tRNA ligase subunit beta, whose product MEASLKLLNQYVKVDDFSADEVAAKLTSIGHEVEGMHVFARGDKLVVGYVQTKTAHPDSDHLNVCQVEVKPGQVTQIVCGAPNVEAGQKVIVALPGCDLGEGFKIKESQVRGVDSNGMICSIAELGIEQRLLKEEDKAGIHVLDDDAPIGEDALKYMGYDDTILEIGLTPNRSDCMAMISLAYEVGALLNREVKLPEIVLMDELESKIQVSVETDLCPFFGAKLVKGVKTKESPEWLRTALLASGVKPINNIVDISNFVMIETGQPIHMYDYDKLKTKGFVIKTGFHQKATLLDEQEYDILPEDIIVSTDDGIGCVAGVMGANDTKIDENTVNIVIEAATFDGPTLRNTARRMNLLTDASQHYIKGAIDTANTERVLNRCASLLKDLADAKEIYKSVTTPYTPQEKVISLTTSRVNGLLGTSISTETIADIFTRLHFTYQLEGENFRVSVPTYRNDMTMDADLIEEVARMYGYDYIPSTLPYMEMTKGALNPVQDKTKYIRHLLADLGLHEVVTYTLTSPHFVNDFNLFHSSDTIELMMPLGEERSVTRKSVIPSLLQAINYNNSHAHKDVCIYELSNTYSKDTEIQTLTIACSGMYQNVSWLQVNQKADFYLVKGFVETIFKKLCIEESRYVLERVEEDNSYFHPGRSGYIKMGKEIVGVIGEIHPRMAKKYDVKDTFVAELNLSVLLNLKTRALKFTPIPQYPSVTRDIALVMDEDIPTYDVVRSIQKASKRLISKTEIFDVYVGEHIEEGKKSVAIALTFQDNTKTLDDETINGVMENILAVVAKEYNAHLRA is encoded by the coding sequence ATGGAAGCAAGTTTAAAATTATTAAATCAATATGTAAAAGTTGATGATTTTTCAGCAGATGAAGTGGCTGCAAAGTTAACATCAATTGGACATGAAGTTGAAGGAATGCATGTTTTTGCAAGAGGTGATAAGCTTGTTGTTGGTTATGTTCAAACAAAAACAGCACACCCAGATTCTGATCATTTGAATGTTTGTCAAGTGGAAGTGAAACCTGGTCAAGTTACACAAATCGTTTGTGGGGCTCCTAATGTGGAAGCAGGTCAAAAGGTTATTGTGGCATTGCCTGGATGCGATTTGGGAGAAGGTTTTAAAATTAAGGAAAGTCAAGTGCGCGGAGTTGATTCTAATGGAATGATTTGTTCTATTGCTGAGTTAGGAATCGAACAGCGTCTTTTAAAAGAAGAGGATAAAGCTGGCATTCATGTTTTGGATGATGATGCACCAATTGGTGAAGATGCTTTAAAATACATGGGATATGATGATACAATCTTAGAAATTGGTTTAACACCTAATCGTTCTGACTGTATGGCTATGATTTCATTGGCATATGAAGTAGGGGCTTTATTAAATCGTGAAGTGAAATTACCTGAAATTGTTTTGATGGATGAATTAGAAAGCAAGATTCAAGTGAGTGTTGAAACTGATCTGTGTCCTTTCTTTGGGGCAAAGTTGGTTAAAGGTGTAAAGACCAAAGAATCACCTGAATGGTTAAGAACAGCATTATTAGCAAGTGGTGTGAAACCTATTAATAATATTGTTGATATATCTAACTTTGTTATGATTGAAACTGGACAGCCAATTCATATGTATGATTATGATAAATTAAAAACAAAAGGTTTTGTGATTAAAACTGGATTTCATCAAAAAGCCACATTATTGGATGAACAGGAATATGATATTTTACCTGAAGATATTATTGTCTCAACTGATGATGGAATTGGTTGCGTGGCTGGTGTCATGGGAGCCAATGATACGAAGATTGATGAGAATACAGTTAATATTGTGATTGAGGCTGCCACTTTTGATGGACCTACATTGAGAAATACAGCACGTCGTATGAATTTATTAACTGATGCATCTCAACATTATATTAAAGGGGCTATTGATACAGCCAATACAGAGCGTGTTTTAAATCGTTGTGCATCTTTATTGAAAGATTTAGCTGATGCTAAGGAAATCTATAAGAGTGTGACAACACCTTATACACCACAAGAGAAAGTCATTTCATTAACAACTTCAAGAGTTAATGGTTTACTTGGAACATCAATTAGTACTGAAACAATTGCTGATATTTTTACAAGATTACATTTTACGTATCAGTTAGAAGGAGAAAACTTCCGTGTGAGTGTACCAACATATCGTAACGATATGACAATGGATGCTGATTTAATTGAAGAAGTTGCCAGAATGTATGGATATGATTATATTCCTAGTACTCTTCCATATATGGAAATGACAAAAGGGGCATTGAATCCAGTTCAAGATAAGACAAAATATATTAGACATTTATTAGCTGATTTAGGATTACATGAAGTTGTCACATATACTTTAACATCACCTCATTTTGTTAATGATTTTAATTTATTCCATTCATCTGATACTATTGAATTAATGATGCCTTTGGGTGAAGAAAGAAGTGTTACAAGAAAATCTGTCATTCCTTCATTGTTGCAGGCTATTAATTATAATAATTCACATGCCCATAAAGATGTTTGTATTTATGAACTATCAAATACATATTCAAAAGATACAGAAATTCAGACTTTAACTATTGCTTGCTCAGGTATGTATCAAAATGTATCTTGGTTACAAGTGAACCAAAAAGCTGATTTCTATTTGGTTAAAGGATTTGTTGAAACAATCTTTAAGAAATTGTGTATTGAGGAATCTAGATATGTCTTAGAACGTGTTGAAGAAGATAATTCTTATTTCCATCCAGGAAGAAGCGGCTATATTAAAATGGGTAAAGAAATCGTTGGGGTCATAGGAGAAATTCATCCACGTATGGCGAAAAAATATGATGTAAAAGATACATTTGTCGCTGAATTAAATCTATCAGTATTATTGAATTTAAAAACAAGAGCACTCAAATTTACACCGATTCCACAATATCCATCAGTGACAAGAGATATTGCTTTGGTAATGGATGAAGATATTCCAACATATGATGTTGTACGTTCTATTCAAAAGGCAAGTAAACGATTGATTTCTAAAACAGAAATTTTTGATGTTTATGTTGGTGAACATATTGAGGAAGGGAAAAAGTCAGTTGCAATTGCTTTAACATTCCAAGATAATACTAAGACTTTAGATGATGAAACAATTAATGGTGTTATGGAAAATATTCTTGCAGTTGTGGCAAAAGAATATAATGCTCATTTACGTGCATAA
- a CDS encoding immunoglobulin-like domain-containing protein → MRKISKRGYLTMASIVVLVGLIYCYYQRSHMNIIHNGKIDLEVGESLTFEAVEYLDLLFYLPFEKNQISKEAKVHFENMEYLNEEKQSPAIGQYQASVVYRDKTYPFVLNVQDTQAPVITCEKEIAYQDMTFEVNKWIQVTDNSQESCQVKIIRSDVDTQKIGKYTIEVEAIDSSQNKAHEILEVQVVDKTAPDITYSNELVLLGETFDPLKNVKAIDNLDGDCTSLLKVNGNVNTQKAGIYPLTYEVVDQTGNKAEVERRVVVANKEHKINGIPMILQNPGYYNGCESASSTMLLQYHGFDISMKSMVNQVPTIALENKNGRLYGADPQVAFTGSMSREGYGIYCQPMVSVIEKIVKKQNGQQKVVNLTGSSVDELLAYVAMDCPVQVWATASMTDAKYSSIKKWYVKTLDGEYTDKVISFPIAEHSLLLVGYNENYVFMHDPLQGVRQYSRKAFEKAYQSMGSQALTIIK, encoded by the coding sequence ATGAGGAAAATAAGCAAGAGAGGCTATTTAACGATGGCTAGTATTGTTGTTTTGGTAGGATTGATTTATTGTTATTATCAAAGAAGTCATATGAATATTATTCATAATGGAAAAATTGATTTAGAAGTTGGTGAAAGTTTAACATTTGAAGCTGTTGAGTACTTAGATTTGTTATTTTATCTCCCTTTTGAAAAGAATCAGATTTCAAAAGAGGCAAAAGTTCATTTTGAAAATATGGAATATTTAAATGAAGAAAAACAATCTCCCGCTATTGGTCAATATCAGGCATCTGTTGTTTACCGTGATAAGACATATCCTTTTGTGTTAAATGTTCAAGACACACAAGCACCTGTTATAACATGTGAAAAGGAAATTGCTTATCAAGATATGACATTTGAGGTCAATAAATGGATTCAAGTCACTGATAATTCGCAGGAGTCATGTCAGGTGAAGATCATTCGTTCTGATGTGGATACACAAAAAATAGGAAAATATACAATTGAGGTTGAAGCCATAGATTCATCTCAAAATAAAGCCCATGAAATTTTAGAAGTTCAAGTGGTTGATAAAACAGCGCCAGATATTACTTATTCAAATGAACTTGTCCTTTTAGGGGAAACCTTTGATCCATTGAAAAATGTGAAAGCCATTGATAATTTAGATGGTGATTGTACATCCTTATTGAAAGTGAATGGAAATGTTAATACTCAAAAAGCTGGGATTTATCCATTGACTTATGAAGTGGTAGATCAGACAGGAAATAAAGCAGAAGTTGAGCGACGAGTTGTTGTTGCAAATAAAGAGCATAAAATAAATGGGATTCCAATGATTTTACAAAATCCTGGTTATTATAATGGATGTGAATCAGCATCATCTACAATGCTCCTTCAATATCATGGCTTTGATATTTCAATGAAATCAATGGTGAATCAAGTTCCAACAATTGCTTTAGAAAATAAGAATGGTAGACTTTATGGTGCTGATCCACAAGTTGCTTTTACTGGAAGTATGAGTAGAGAAGGATATGGTATCTATTGTCAGCCAATGGTTAGTGTGATAGAAAAAATTGTAAAAAAACAAAATGGTCAGCAAAAAGTTGTTAACTTAACAGGTTCTTCAGTTGATGAGTTACTTGCTTATGTTGCAATGGATTGTCCTGTTCAAGTTTGGGCAACTGCTAGTATGACTGATGCTAAATATTCATCAATAAAAAAGTGGTATGTGAAAACATTGGATGGAGAATATACAGACAAAGTTATTTCTTTTCCAATAGCTGAACATTCATTATTATTGGTTGGTTATAATGAAAACTATGTTTTCATGCATGATCCATTACAGGGAGTCAGACAATATTCTCGTAAAGCTTTTGAAAAAGCTTATCAGAGTATGGGAAGTCAAGCTTTAACAATAATAAAATAA
- a CDS encoding threonine/serine exporter family protein, which produces MQEFIQCLSAFVGCLGFTFIFRIHKNIKFAFIGSLIGTLGWVIYLATQFLHNTFLQSFIAMLCVSLLAEMMARIYKAPATIFIIVGCFPLVPGSGIYYTMLYAVQGLNDLFMESFLSTLGIGISIALAILISSTAFQVYKRIKMKDFVNVE; this is translated from the coding sequence ATGCAAGAATTCATTCAATGCTTATCAGCATTTGTAGGTTGTTTAGGTTTTACATTTATTTTTAGAATTCATAAAAATATCAAATTTGCTTTTATTGGCTCTTTGATTGGAACTTTAGGATGGGTTATTTATTTAGCAACTCAATTTTTGCATAATACATTTTTACAAAGCTTTATTGCTATGCTTTGTGTTTCTCTGCTCGCTGAAATGATGGCTCGTATTTATAAGGCACCTGCAACAATTTTTATTATTGTCGGTTGTTTCCCACTCGTTCCTGGAAGTGGCATTTATTACACTATGCTTTATGCTGTTCAAGGATTAAATGATCTATTCATGGAAAGTTTTCTATCAACTTTAGGCATTGGTATCTCCATTGCCCTTGCCATATTAATATCATCAACTGCTTTTCAAGTTTATAAGCGAATCAAAATGAAAGATTTTGTAAATGTTGAGTAA
- a CDS encoding threonine/serine exporter family protein: protein MNDIETLELINEIGYLLLKHGAEIYRVEESLQRMCEGLGFQNVEVFAIPTYFTLSLTLHDGTPYHSSKRSRTNRTHLDHLYELNNLVRKISNQELDASDIRQKINEIKSQKLNFQLILIGYIVSAAMFCLFFGGGFNEMIVSAFIGFVLYFFIYLMEMLNMNGIVRTILSSMVLSTIAIIALKMNLIADQQSVITGTLMLLVPGIAITNSLRDIIGGDFVSGLSRMIEAILIAASIAIGVGIMMMLLKGA from the coding sequence ATGAACGATATAGAAACTTTAGAACTGATTAATGAGATAGGTTATTTATTATTAAAACATGGTGCAGAAATATACCGTGTTGAAGAATCTTTACAACGTATGTGTGAAGGATTAGGTTTTCAAAATGTCGAAGTTTTTGCTATTCCAACCTATTTTACATTATCACTGACACTACATGATGGGACTCCCTACCACTCATCTAAACGCTCTCGTACCAATCGAACGCATTTAGATCATCTCTATGAATTAAATAATTTAGTCCGTAAAATCAGCAATCAGGAGTTAGATGCTTCTGATATTCGTCAAAAGATTAATGAAATCAAATCTCAAAAGCTTAATTTTCAATTGATTTTAATTGGTTATATTGTTTCTGCTGCTATGTTTTGTCTTTTCTTTGGTGGTGGCTTTAATGAAATGATTGTGTCAGCATTTATTGGCTTTGTTTTATACTTTTTCATTTACTTAATGGAAATGTTAAATATGAATGGAATTGTTCGAACAATTCTCTCTAGCATGGTCTTATCAACGATTGCCATTATTGCTTTGAAAATGAATTTAATAGCTGACCAACAATCTGTTATAACAGGAACATTAATGTTATTGGTGCCTGGAATTGCGATCACAAATAGTTTGAGAGATATTATTGGTGGTGATTTTGTATCAGGACTTTCCCGTATGATTGAAGCTATCTTAATTGCAGCAAGTATCGCCATTGGTGTTGGTATTATGATGATGTTACTGAAAGGAGCATAG
- a CDS encoding nucleotidyltransferase, with product MKVLGIIVEYNPFHNGHRYHIKKAQEITQCDYTIAVMSSSFVQRGEPAIIDKWTRSHLAIEFGVDLVIELPFVYACQSADYFARGAIDLLHAIGVTDICFGSEDGRIETFIDIAKAIFDNQTQYDNLVKKAMKEGMRYPDACNQSLKQIMGMEVKTPNDLLGLSYVKEIIAHHYPIIPHCFPRTNDYHSHNLGEIASATAIRQAIYQQFDFQNSLPHPELYQYEHYHLDDFYPYLQYRLLTISKKDLQHIHLVDEGLENVLIAQIQKCHSMSEFLDALLSKRYTKPRIQRMLIHILMNNTKKSIQEAMSIDYLRVLAMNNQGRQYLSLIKKNCPYTIVTNISRYQHPALDIEVKATKLLSLLSHDQENFIKKEYSHIPYIQKGESF from the coding sequence ATGAAAGTATTAGGTATCATTGTTGAATACAATCCGTTTCATAACGGACATCGTTATCATATAAAAAAAGCTCAGGAAATAACACAATGTGATTATACAATTGCTGTTATGTCTTCTTCTTTTGTTCAAAGAGGAGAACCAGCTATTATTGATAAATGGACACGTAGTCATTTAGCTATCGAATTTGGCGTTGATTTAGTAATTGAATTACCATTTGTATATGCATGTCAGAGTGCTGATTATTTTGCTAGAGGAGCGATTGATTTATTACATGCGATTGGTGTCACTGATATCTGTTTTGGAAGCGAAGATGGGCGTATTGAAACATTTATTGATATTGCTAAGGCTATCTTTGACAATCAGACTCAATATGATAACCTTGTTAAAAAAGCAATGAAAGAAGGCATGCGCTATCCTGATGCCTGTAATCAGTCCCTTAAACAAATCATGGGTATGGAAGTCAAAACACCTAATGATCTTTTGGGTTTAAGTTATGTCAAAGAAATTATCGCTCATCATTATCCTATTATTCCTCATTGCTTTCCACGTACAAATGATTACCATAGTCACAATCTAGGTGAAATTGCCAGTGCAACAGCTATTCGTCAAGCCATTTATCAGCAGTTTGATTTTCAGAATTCTTTACCCCATCCTGAACTTTACCAATATGAACATTACCATCTTGATGATTTTTATCCATATTTGCAATATCGTTTACTGACTATCAGTAAAAAAGATTTACAACATATTCATCTTGTTGATGAAGGTTTAGAAAATGTTTTAATAGCACAAATCCAAAAATGTCATTCTATGTCTGAGTTCCTTGATGCCTTATTATCTAAGCGCTATACTAAACCAAGAATTCAACGAATGCTGATTCATATACTCATGAATAATACCAAAAAAAGTATTCAAGAAGCTATGTCTATTGACTATCTTAGAGTTTTGGCAATGAATAACCAAGGTCGTCAATATTTATCGCTCATCAAAAAGAACTGCCCTTATACAATCGTCACCAATATTTCACGCTATCAGCATCCTGCTTTAGATATAGAAGTCAAAGCAACAAAACTGTTATCTTTGCTAAGTCATGATCAAGAAAATTTTATAAAAAAAGAATATTCACACATTCCTTATATTCAAAAAGGCGAATCATTTTAG
- a CDS encoding YceD family protein, which yields MIFLKWNLQWIVKQKDGRFDFEETLYFPSEMFHNLSQINGLKDVNVTGRGRLDMKNRHLYVDFKVKGQMILPCAVSLEDVDYPFEIESSVTFAFYKPQDDEDVIEVKRDTVDLTPVIFQEIMLDVPMRVVKDGATLKTEGNGWKVLNEEEEHEDEDYIDPRLAKLKDYFKDKE from the coding sequence GTGATTTTTTTGAAGTGGAATTTACAATGGATTGTGAAACAGAAAGATGGTCGTTTTGATTTTGAAGAAACACTATACTTTCCATCTGAGATGTTCCACAACTTATCTCAAATCAATGGTTTGAAGGATGTGAATGTGACTGGACGAGGACGTCTAGACATGAAAAATCGTCACTTATACGTTGATTTTAAAGTCAAAGGTCAAATGATTCTACCATGTGCCGTATCGTTAGAAGATGTGGATTATCCTTTTGAAATTGAATCTTCTGTTACTTTTGCTTTCTATAAACCGCAAGATGACGAAGACGTCATTGAAGTGAAAAGAGATACAGTGGATTTAACACCAGTGATTTTTCAGGAAATCATGTTGGATGTTCCGATGCGCGTCGTTAAAGATGGTGCAACATTGAAAACCGAAGGCAATGGTTGGAAAGTATTAAATGAAGAAGAGGAACATGAGGATGAGGATTATATTGATCCTCGCTTAGCAAAACTTAAAGATTATTTTAAGGATAAAGAATAA
- the rpmF gene encoding 50S ribosomal protein L32, whose translation MAVPQRRVSKTRRNKRRTHDKLTVPAVVVCPECGEYKLSHRVCKHCGTYNGQKVL comes from the coding sequence ATGGCAGTACCACAAAGAAGAGTTTCAAAAACAAGAAGAAACAAAAGAAGAACACATGATAAGTTAACAGTACCAGCTGTAGTTGTTTGCCCTGAATGTGGAGAATACAAATTATCTCATAGAGTATGCAAACATTGCGGAACTTACAACGGACAAAAAGTGTTATAA